In one window of Prosthecobacter fusiformis DNA:
- the gcvH gene encoding glycine cleavage system protein GcvH: MSTIPDQLRYRDSHEWVDPTQAISPVGITDHAQAELTDVVFVDLPKLGAVTAGQQVCVVESVKAASDIYAPVSGEIVEVNEALNAEPGLINTDPYGAGWIFKMKLTSADDAAALMDAAAYQVHIG; this comes from the coding sequence ATGAGCACCATTCCCGACCAGCTCCGTTATCGTGATTCGCATGAGTGGGTGGACCCTACGCAGGCGATTTCTCCTGTGGGCATCACGGATCACGCGCAGGCAGAGCTGACGGATGTGGTCTTTGTGGACCTGCCGAAACTGGGCGCGGTCACCGCAGGCCAGCAGGTGTGCGTGGTGGAATCCGTCAAAGCGGCGAGTGATATTTACGCGCCGGTGAGCGGTGAAATTGTGGAGGTGAATGAAGCCCTGAATGCGGAGCCGGGCCTGATCAATACTGATCCCTACGGTGCAGGCTGGATTTTTAAAATGAAGCTGACGAGTGCCGATGATGCCGCTGCCCTGATGGATGCGGCGGCTTATCAGGTGCACATCGGCTAA
- the leuD gene encoding 3-isopropylmalate dehydratase small subunit, with product MALAKITQVSGTAVHVPGSDIDTDRIIPARFMKCVTFDGLGEFAFYDVRYDKDGNLTGHPLDDPRFKNASILLSGTNFGCGSSREHAPQALYRFGFRAVIAQSFAEIFFGNCTTLGIPCVMASAEDIAKVAAAVEVNPAIQVTVDVENKRVVFGDDSFSVTLPSTAHEALTSGKWDPIAELLESKEVIHSRMTQMGWV from the coding sequence ATGGCCCTCGCAAAGATCACCCAAGTTTCCGGCACTGCCGTCCACGTTCCAGGTTCCGACATCGATACGGACCGCATCATTCCTGCCCGCTTCATGAAGTGCGTCACTTTTGACGGTCTGGGTGAGTTCGCCTTTTATGACGTGCGCTATGACAAAGATGGCAATCTGACAGGCCATCCGCTGGATGATCCGCGCTTTAAAAACGCCTCTATTCTGCTTTCCGGCACAAACTTTGGCTGCGGCAGCTCCCGTGAGCACGCCCCGCAGGCACTGTATCGCTTCGGCTTCCGGGCGGTGATTGCGCAAAGCTTTGCGGAAATCTTTTTTGGCAACTGCACCACCCTGGGAATCCCCTGCGTGATGGCCTCCGCTGAGGACATCGCCAAAGTGGCGGCTGCGGTGGAAGTGAATCCGGCGATCCAGGTGACGGTGGATGTGGAAAACAAGCGGGTCGTCTTTGGTGATGACAGCTTCAGTGTGACCCTTCCCTCCACGGCTCATGAAGCGCTGACGAGCGGCAAATGGGACCCCATCGCTGAACTGCTGGAATCCAAAGAAGTGATCCATAGCCGAATGACACAGATGGGCTGGGTCTAA
- a CDS encoding MSMEG_0572/Sll0783 family nitrogen starvation response protein: MPEVTHPAHKDGDILVNYEEKVFEDVKANPGEKALVTFHGVAHEGSIGLVNTLVATRLLRKGYETSILLYGPGVTMGFQKGFPTLGDEAFPGHLLVNKRLAQFMAEGGKIYACRFSTQALYGQTEKAFIPGIIPINPLDVLDINLIHGRAGAVVIHSWNL; the protein is encoded by the coding sequence ATGCCTGAAGTAACCCACCCCGCACACAAGGACGGCGACATCCTCGTCAACTATGAAGAGAAAGTCTTCGAAGACGTGAAGGCCAATCCGGGGGAAAAAGCCCTGGTCACCTTCCACGGTGTCGCCCATGAAGGCTCCATCGGCCTCGTCAATACCCTCGTCGCCACACGCCTCCTGCGTAAAGGTTACGAGACCTCCATCCTGCTCTATGGCCCGGGCGTCACCATGGGTTTCCAAAAAGGTTTCCCCACCTTGGGTGACGAGGCCTTCCCCGGTCACCTCCTGGTGAACAAGCGCCTTGCCCAGTTCATGGCTGAGGGTGGCAAGATCTACGCCTGCCGTTTCTCCACCCAGGCACTCTATGGACAGACGGAAAAGGCCTTCATCCCCGGCATCATCCCCATCAATCCTCTGGACGTTCTGGACATCAATCTCATCCACGGCCGCGCCGGTGCCGTGGTCATCCATTCCTGGAATCTCTAA
- a CDS encoding Nit6803 family nitrilase, whose product MATIRAAAVQIAPDLTSAEGTVDRICRAVADAAAKGVEIAVFPETFVPYYPYFSFVEPPVSAGREHLRLYENAVEIPGWIPEVFSQQALKHSMVLVIGVNEREHGSLYNTQLIFDADGTLALKRRKITPTYHERMIWGQGDGSGLKVVETEVGRVGALACWEHYNPLARFSLMAQHEQIHCAQFPGSMVGPIFRDQIEVTIKHHALESGCFVVNSTGWLTDEQIVSITGDPKMQKALRGGCYTAIISPEGVPLCEPITEGEGMAIADLDFALITKRKRMMDSVGHYSRPDIFTLHQNLEANQQTSSNGAAMDSEIIWPNTQFNNAHDHSRDRLGQPEAMAAV is encoded by the coding sequence ATGGCGACGATCCGAGCAGCCGCGGTGCAGATTGCACCGGACCTGACAAGTGCCGAAGGCACGGTGGACCGCATCTGCCGGGCAGTGGCTGATGCCGCCGCCAAGGGCGTGGAGATCGCCGTCTTCCCGGAGACCTTTGTCCCCTACTACCCCTACTTCAGTTTCGTGGAGCCGCCGGTCAGCGCCGGTCGCGAGCACCTGCGGCTCTACGAAAATGCGGTGGAGATCCCCGGCTGGATTCCTGAGGTATTCAGCCAGCAGGCGTTGAAGCACAGCATGGTCTTGGTGATCGGGGTGAACGAGCGCGAGCACGGTTCCCTCTACAATACCCAGCTCATCTTCGATGCCGATGGCACCCTGGCGCTGAAGCGGCGTAAAATCACACCTACCTATCACGAGCGCATGATCTGGGGTCAGGGGGATGGCTCAGGACTCAAAGTGGTGGAGACGGAGGTCGGGCGCGTCGGTGCCCTCGCCTGCTGGGAGCATTACAATCCGCTCGCCCGCTTCAGCCTCATGGCCCAGCACGAGCAGATTCACTGCGCCCAGTTTCCCGGCAGCATGGTCGGCCCCATTTTCCGGGACCAGATTGAGGTCACCATTAAACATCACGCCCTGGAGTCCGGCTGTTTTGTCGTCAACTCCACCGGCTGGCTTACCGATGAGCAGATCGTCTCCATCACGGGTGATCCGAAGATGCAGAAGGCCCTGCGCGGTGGCTGCTACACGGCCATTATTTCTCCCGAAGGTGTGCCACTATGTGAACCCATCACGGAGGGTGAAGGCATGGCCATTGCCGACCTCGACTTCGCCCTCATCACCAAACGCAAACGCATGATGGACAGCGTCGGCCATTACTCCCGGCCGGACATTTTCACCCTGCATCAAAACTTGGAGGCCAACCAGCAAACCTCATCCAACGGAGCCGCCATGGATTCCGAAATCATTTGGCCTAACACTCAATTCAACAACGCTCATGATCACTCTCGAGACCGCCTTGGTCAGCCGGAAGCAATGGCTGCTGTCTGA
- a CDS encoding MSMEG_0568 family radical SAM protein, which produces MITLETALVSRKQWLLSELQSLGLRMLDEASSASSRRGGAGPSDHKAVAVMGTTIMVPVHTRPAHHSPFTASVPGTDGRAMLYRDGEPESPIVFPRQPHFYSMSTADDIPYWKIAQLHSHNVLATTVLQTCIRYGNSATKCQFCAIGESLKGDRTIARKTPEQLAEVAAAAQRYDGIEQVVLTTGTPPTEDRGAAVLVDVARAIKLRTGLAIQAQCEPPADFIWFKHLHEAGVDSLGMHLEAWDEDVRARIMPGKAQVPVSYYLKAFKAAVAIFGRAQVSTYLLAGLGDTREGLLDACHQLIQLGVYPFVVPFVPIGGTQLEGRQPPSSDFMRSILQPLGDMLTTAGMTSDTVKAGCAKCGACSSLSSFEKQSPCAA; this is translated from the coding sequence ATGATCACTCTCGAGACCGCCTTGGTCAGCCGGAAGCAATGGCTGCTGTCTGAACTGCAATCCCTCGGCCTGCGCATGCTGGATGAGGCCTCATCTGCCTCCAGTCGGCGTGGCGGCGCAGGCCCCAGCGACCACAAGGCCGTGGCCGTCATGGGTACCACCATCATGGTGCCTGTGCATACCCGGCCCGCCCATCACTCACCTTTCACCGCCTCGGTTCCCGGCACAGATGGCCGGGCCATGCTATATCGGGATGGCGAGCCGGAATCCCCCATCGTCTTTCCGCGTCAGCCGCACTTTTATTCCATGTCCACGGCGGATGACATTCCGTATTGGAAGATCGCGCAGTTGCACTCTCACAACGTGCTGGCCACCACCGTTCTGCAGACCTGCATCCGTTATGGCAATAGCGCCACCAAATGCCAGTTCTGCGCCATTGGCGAATCTCTGAAAGGGGATCGCACCATTGCCCGCAAGACTCCTGAGCAGCTTGCCGAAGTCGCCGCCGCCGCGCAGCGTTATGATGGTATTGAGCAGGTCGTCCTCACCACCGGCACTCCGCCCACGGAAGACCGGGGCGCGGCTGTCCTCGTGGATGTCGCCCGCGCCATCAAGCTCCGCACGGGCCTGGCCATTCAGGCGCAGTGTGAGCCACCTGCTGATTTCATCTGGTTTAAGCATCTGCATGAAGCCGGCGTGGATTCCCTGGGCATGCACCTGGAGGCTTGGGATGAGGACGTCCGCGCTCGCATCATGCCGGGCAAGGCCCAGGTACCCGTGTCTTATTATCTCAAAGCCTTCAAGGCTGCCGTCGCCATCTTTGGCCGCGCCCAGGTCAGCACTTATCTTCTGGCTGGCCTTGGCGATACTCGCGAAGGTTTACTGGATGCCTGCCATCAGCTCATCCAGCTCGGGGTCTATCCCTTTGTTGTGCCCTTTGTGCCTATTGGCGGTACTCAGCTTGAAGGGCGGCAACCACCCTCGTCAGACTTCATGCGCTCCATCCTTCAGCCACTGGGGGATATGCTCACCACGGCGGGAATGACCTCCGATACTGTCAAGGCTGGCTGCGCCAAATGCGGTGCCTGCTCCTCCCTTTCCTCCTTCGAAAAACAATCCCCCTGCGCCGCCTGA
- a CDS encoding MSMEG_0570 family nitrogen starvation response protein, translating to MPAVHYIVELPDGEKRQCYSPSTVIHEHFKSGDAMPMSEFIQRSRTALNAASDRVRQRFGFACSSAMDQLSEIESWGRSYPADQTVRILKL from the coding sequence ATGCCCGCCGTCCATTACATCGTTGAACTTCCCGATGGCGAAAAACGCCAATGCTACTCACCCTCCACCGTCATTCATGAGCACTTCAAATCCGGTGATGCCATGCCCATGAGCGAGTTCATCCAGCGCAGCCGCACTGCCTTGAATGCTGCCAGTGACCGTGTCCGTCAGCGTTTCGGTTTCGCCTGCTCCTCCGCCATGGATCAGCTTAGCGAAATCGAAAGCTGGGGCCGCTCTTATCCTGCCGATCAAACCGTCCGCATCCTTAAACTTTAG
- a CDS encoding MSMEG_0569 family flavin-dependent oxidoreductase, translating to METHYPVIIIGGGQAGLSMSFCLKEKGIAHLVFEKNRLAESWRSKRWDSFCLVTPNWQCALPGFDYAGDDPKGFMVKDQIVEYIESYARSFDPPLKEGVNVWRMRRNSSGVFEITTDIGDFTADQVVVATGGYQTSHLPRMAERFPSSITQLHSSNYKNAAALPPGEVLVVGTGQSGCQIAEDLHLAGRRVHLCVGGAPRTARRYRGKDVVEWLADMGYYDMPIHEHPKKDMVRSKANHYVTGRDGGRDIDLRRFALEGMQLYGRLKEVTGSTLSFADDLKQNLDQADNVSESIKTTIDKFIASKGIEAPQEDRYIPLWQPEDRPATLDYSQSGITSITSIIWSMGYGTDYRWIEIPIFDGKGYPNHDRGVTSVPGVYFIGLPWQYTWGSGRFSGVAQDARFLANCIESRHATPKVAAGQILNMWALGS from the coding sequence ATGGAAACACATTATCCAGTCATCATCATTGGCGGCGGCCAGGCCGGACTCTCCATGAGTTTTTGCCTCAAGGAAAAAGGCATCGCCCATCTCGTCTTCGAAAAAAACCGTCTCGCGGAATCCTGGCGCAGTAAGCGCTGGGACTCCTTCTGCCTCGTCACGCCTAACTGGCAGTGTGCTCTCCCTGGTTTTGACTACGCCGGTGATGATCCCAAAGGCTTCATGGTTAAGGACCAGATCGTCGAATACATCGAGTCCTACGCTCGCTCCTTTGATCCGCCTTTGAAAGAGGGTGTCAATGTCTGGCGCATGCGCCGCAACAGCAGCGGCGTGTTTGAGATCACCACCGACATCGGTGATTTCACCGCAGATCAGGTGGTCGTCGCAACGGGCGGTTATCAGACCTCGCACCTGCCTCGCATGGCGGAACGCTTCCCCTCCAGCATCACGCAACTGCACTCCTCAAACTATAAAAATGCAGCAGCCCTTCCCCCTGGCGAAGTGCTTGTCGTCGGCACCGGCCAGTCCGGTTGCCAGATCGCCGAAGACCTGCACCTGGCAGGCCGACGCGTCCACCTCTGCGTCGGTGGTGCGCCGCGCACCGCTCGTCGCTATCGTGGCAAGGACGTCGTCGAATGGCTGGCCGACATGGGCTATTATGACATGCCCATCCATGAGCATCCCAAAAAGGACATGGTCCGCTCCAAGGCCAATCATTATGTTACGGGTCGGGATGGTGGCCGCGATATTGACCTCCGCCGCTTCGCCCTGGAAGGCATGCAGCTTTACGGCCGCCTGAAGGAGGTTACCGGCAGCACTCTCTCCTTTGCCGATGACCTGAAGCAGAACCTGGATCAGGCCGACAATGTGTCCGAAAGCATCAAGACAACGATAGATAAATTCATCGCCTCAAAAGGCATCGAGGCCCCTCAGGAAGATCGTTACATTCCTCTCTGGCAGCCTGAAGACCGGCCAGCCACGTTGGATTATTCTCAGTCTGGCATCACCAGCATCACCAGCATCATCTGGAGCATGGGCTACGGCACGGACTACCGCTGGATCGAAATTCCCATCTTCGATGGTAAAGGTTATCCCAACCATGATCGCGGTGTCACTAGTGTGCCCGGAGTCTATTTCATCGGCTTGCCCTGGCAATACACCTGGGGCAGCGGCCGCTTCTCCGGCGTCGCTCAAGATGCCCGTTTCCTCGCCAACTGCATCGAGTCGCGGCACGCCACTCCTAAGGTCGCCGCTGGCCAGATTTTAAACATGTGGGCACTCGGCTCATAG
- a CDS encoding MSMEG_0567/Sll0786 family nitrogen starvation N-acetyltransferase, which translates to MARLLQPVILIMLFETYPPFRQRDFVFKIATTPSELAGYWALRKAVFCEEQHVFHDGDDRDALDEHGIPIICATLVAGMVDEVIGTVRIDEREPRLWYGSRLCVDREYRRLTEMSTSVSVRSHQPVYRGFGAIGAGLIYKAVSTANKIGCDKFLADVQEQNARFFQRLHWQRLGERQLHGRLHVHMQAEMAHYPPAAMVA; encoded by the coding sequence TTGGCACGTCTTCTGCAACCCGTCATCCTCATCATGCTTTTTGAAACTTACCCTCCTTTCCGTCAGCGTGACTTCGTCTTTAAGATCGCCACCACCCCGAGCGAACTCGCTGGTTACTGGGCTTTGCGCAAAGCTGTATTTTGTGAGGAGCAACATGTCTTCCATGATGGCGATGACCGCGATGCACTCGATGAACACGGCATCCCCATCATCTGTGCCACTCTCGTGGCTGGTATGGTGGATGAGGTCATCGGCACCGTCCGCATTGATGAACGTGAGCCTCGTCTTTGGTATGGCAGCCGCCTCTGTGTGGATCGCGAATACCGCCGCCTCACTGAAATGAGCACCAGTGTCAGCGTCCGCAGCCACCAGCCTGTTTATCGCGGTTTCGGTGCCATCGGCGCAGGCCTCATCTACAAGGCCGTATCCACGGCCAACAAAATAGGCTGTGATAAATTTCTGGCCGATGTTCAGGAACAAAACGCCAGATTCTTCCAGCGCCTCCACTGGCAGCGCCTCGGCGAGCGCCAACTCCACGGACGTCTCCACGTCCACATGCAAGCCGAAATGGCCCACTACCCACCCGCCGCCATGGTCGCCTGA
- a CDS encoding sll0787 family AIR synthase-like protein, producing the protein MPALSPLLQELRDHPNIAEKLRIAAAYSPALEVAGGIEIGDDAAAIPDGDGFLLFAAEGMMEGFIEMDPWFAGYCAVMVNLSDIAAMGGAPVAIVDVLWAHPDSTMATEIWSGMRAASTAYGVPIVGGHTTRFPIERTPLLAAAVMGKATRLITSFDAQPGDTLLMAVDLRGAYRGEGTFFWNASVGSPPDRLRSDLLLLKELADASLVTSGKDISNGGLFGTLAMLLATSGCGAQVDLDSLPMPPDVDLKRWLLSFPSYGYVLTATPEKADDVMTLFSHHGITCAAIGSITGTHALEISSQDGREVFAQIAPAATARPSRSQ; encoded by the coding sequence ATGCCTGCCCTCTCCCCGCTGCTGCAGGAACTCCGCGACCACCCCAACATCGCTGAAAAACTTCGGATCGCCGCCGCCTACAGCCCTGCCTTAGAGGTCGCAGGCGGCATCGAAATCGGTGACGACGCCGCAGCCATTCCCGATGGCGATGGTTTCCTCCTCTTCGCCGCCGAAGGCATGATGGAAGGTTTCATCGAGATGGACCCCTGGTTCGCCGGATACTGCGCCGTCATGGTGAATCTCAGCGACATCGCCGCCATGGGCGGAGCACCCGTCGCCATTGTTGATGTGCTGTGGGCGCATCCAGATTCGACGATGGCCACCGAGATTTGGTCCGGTATGCGCGCCGCTTCCACAGCTTACGGTGTGCCCATTGTCGGCGGCCACACCACCCGCTTCCCCATTGAGCGCACGCCCTTGCTTGCCGCCGCCGTCATGGGAAAAGCCACACGGTTGATCACCAGCTTTGATGCCCAGCCTGGGGATACCCTCCTCATGGCCGTGGACCTGCGCGGTGCTTATCGGGGCGAAGGCACCTTCTTTTGGAATGCCAGTGTGGGTTCTCCACCCGATCGCTTGCGCAGTGACCTCTTACTGCTCAAAGAACTCGCCGATGCCAGCCTCGTCACCTCGGGGAAAGACATCAGCAATGGCGGCCTTTTCGGTACCCTCGCCATGCTTTTGGCCACCTCCGGTTGTGGTGCTCAGGTGGACCTGGACTCCCTTCCCATGCCGCCGGATGTGGACTTGAAACGGTGGCTCCTTTCTTTCCCCAGTTATGGTTATGTCCTGACAGCCACGCCGGAAAAAGCCGACGACGTCATGACCCTGTTCTCGCATCACGGCATCACCTGCGCGGCCATCGGCAGCATCACCGGGACACACGCTTTGGAGATTTCTTCCCAGGACGGGCGGGAGGTGTTTGCGCAGATCGCACCGGCAGCGACGGCCCGTCCTTCCAGGAGCCAGTGA
- a CDS encoding LacI family DNA-binding transcriptional regulator, with the protein MDRSVTLQDVAKAAGVSGATVSRALRDDPRISPPVIERVKAAAAKLRYAPNPLVQALMTQKRRKLDPHGETLALITNVADEAWKKKDVCLWYLKGLQRRAQQLGYQIEVFSLGPAKGDAEHLRRVLITRGIRGLILGFSERDDQPTTLDVGDFCVVGLSTYFRQLPVDRVQLHGFFNVNLAFEKMRSLGYRRPALIAPVRNNTIVGGQWSAAALNEQWQRPPEEQCPPLMTEADGVNMAEFREWMEQHEPDALLVYKIDILELLGRLRLKVPKDIGVAYLFGTEAERKKMAGIDGNLDRVGAAAVDLLVQKMHMHDRGIPEHPRDVLITGSWKDGPSLPVRSAQTPPARPGKKSPKRVSR; encoded by the coding sequence ATGGACCGATCCGTAACCCTCCAAGATGTGGCAAAGGCGGCCGGGGTATCCGGGGCGACGGTTTCGCGGGCGCTGAGGGATGATCCGCGGATTTCACCACCGGTTATCGAGCGTGTCAAAGCTGCCGCGGCTAAGCTGAGGTATGCACCGAATCCATTGGTGCAGGCGTTGATGACCCAAAAACGGCGGAAGCTGGATCCGCATGGAGAGACGCTGGCCCTGATCACGAATGTGGCGGATGAAGCCTGGAAGAAAAAAGATGTCTGCCTCTGGTATCTAAAAGGACTGCAAAGACGTGCGCAGCAGCTTGGGTATCAGATTGAGGTATTCTCCCTCGGCCCGGCCAAAGGGGATGCGGAACACCTGCGGCGGGTGCTGATCACGCGGGGTATACGGGGACTCATCCTGGGATTTTCCGAACGGGATGACCAGCCCACAACCCTCGATGTGGGGGACTTTTGTGTGGTTGGTTTGAGCACCTACTTTCGTCAATTACCGGTGGACCGGGTGCAATTGCATGGCTTTTTCAATGTGAATCTGGCCTTTGAAAAAATGCGCTCTTTAGGGTACCGACGGCCTGCGTTGATCGCCCCCGTGCGGAACAATACCATTGTGGGGGGGCAATGGTCGGCGGCAGCTCTGAATGAACAGTGGCAGCGCCCGCCTGAGGAACAATGCCCGCCCCTGATGACGGAAGCTGATGGGGTGAATATGGCTGAATTCCGTGAATGGATGGAACAGCATGAACCTGACGCCCTGCTGGTGTATAAAATCGACATTCTGGAACTGCTGGGGCGGCTCAGACTGAAGGTGCCGAAGGATATTGGAGTGGCCTATCTCTTTGGCACGGAAGCCGAGAGGAAAAAGATGGCCGGCATTGACGGGAATCTGGACCGGGTGGGGGCTGCGGCGGTGGATTTGCTGGTGCAGAAAATGCACATGCATGACCGGGGCATCCCGGAACATCCGCGTGATGTTTTGATCACTGGCTCCTGGAAGGACGGGCCGTCGCTGCCGGTGCGATCTGCGCAAACACCTCCCGCCCGTCCTGGGAAGAAATCTCCAAAGCGTGTGTCCCGGTGA
- a CDS encoding excinuclease ABC subunit UvrB → MSSPFQLNREYEPKGDQAQAIAKLVKSVSAGNRHQTLLGVTGSGKTYTMANIIADIGKPALVFSHNKTLAAQLYSEFRNFFPNNAVEYFVSYFDYYQPEAYIPRTDTYIEKDSSINDEIERLRLSTMGALITRKDVVVIASVSCIYGLGSPEDYEGMMVPIHVGQQMTRETFLTKLVDMLYERNDIQLKRGSFRARGDVVEVIPAYLDNEAIRIEFFGDEIDRISAVDPLTGTVTLKMNSYTIFPAKQFVTPGDKLKKAVVKIREEMEGCVAAFEKEGKLLEAQRLKMRTEHDIEMMQEMGFCQGIENYSRHLTGRVPGATPGTLLDFFPDDFLCLVDESHATIPQIGGMYEGDRSRKTTLVEHGFRLPSALDNRPLKFPEFMDAVGQLVYVSATPARFEIENSVVGNATYIPHKRERIGQEEGTPAALPGVAVRVSGNAQPVEKFDVLTKGKPLVVEQIIRPTGLLDPIITIKPLKGQIDETIELCRQRIEKGERVLVTTLTKRTAEDLTDYLRNLDMKVRYLHSDIDAIERVEILRSLRKGDCDVLVGINLLREGLDLPEVSLVCILDADKEGFLRSETSLIQTAGRAARHVAGEVVLFADIETQSIRSLLSISGYRRQVQLDHNEKYGITPQTVRRAVQESLQTLGKAKEMEENVLREGGGADYAVTEVIRELEGEMAEAATKLEFERAALLRDQIRELKKQAGLNADDGGVLPKPKKVMYGKPKRGAKKGK, encoded by the coding sequence GTGTCTTCCCCCTTCCAACTCAATCGCGAATATGAACCCAAAGGCGACCAGGCTCAGGCGATAGCCAAGCTGGTGAAGTCCGTCAGTGCTGGGAATAGACATCAAACCTTGTTAGGCGTCACTGGCTCGGGTAAGACTTATACGATGGCCAACATCATTGCCGATATCGGCAAACCGGCCCTCGTCTTCTCCCACAACAAGACGCTTGCCGCTCAGCTTTATTCAGAGTTTCGAAACTTCTTCCCCAACAACGCCGTCGAATATTTCGTCAGCTATTTCGATTATTATCAGCCCGAAGCCTACATCCCGCGCACCGATACCTACATCGAAAAAGACAGCAGCATCAATGACGAGATTGAGCGGTTGCGCCTCTCCACCATGGGGGCGCTGATCACTCGAAAGGACGTCGTTGTCATCGCCAGTGTGTCATGCATCTACGGCTTGGGTTCGCCCGAAGATTATGAAGGCATGATGGTGCCTATTCACGTCGGCCAGCAGATGACGCGCGAGACCTTCCTCACCAAGCTGGTGGACATGCTCTACGAGCGCAATGACATCCAGCTCAAGCGCGGCAGCTTCCGTGCCCGTGGGGATGTGGTGGAGGTCATCCCTGCCTACCTGGACAATGAGGCCATCCGCATTGAGTTCTTCGGGGATGAGATCGACCGCATCAGTGCAGTAGATCCGCTCACCGGCACGGTGACGCTGAAAATGAACAGCTACACCATCTTTCCTGCCAAACAGTTTGTTACGCCGGGTGATAAACTTAAAAAGGCCGTGGTCAAAATTCGCGAGGAAATGGAAGGCTGCGTGGCCGCATTTGAAAAGGAAGGCAAGCTCCTGGAAGCCCAGCGCCTGAAAATGCGCACCGAGCATGACATCGAAATGATGCAGGAGATGGGCTTTTGCCAGGGCATCGAAAACTACAGCCGCCACCTCACCGGTCGCGTGCCTGGAGCCACACCGGGAACACTGCTGGATTTCTTCCCGGATGACTTCCTCTGCCTCGTCGATGAAAGCCATGCCACCATCCCACAGATCGGCGGCATGTATGAGGGGGATCGTTCCCGCAAGACCACGCTTGTAGAGCATGGTTTCCGTCTACCCAGTGCACTAGATAACCGGCCCCTGAAGTTTCCTGAGTTCATGGATGCCGTGGGCCAGCTTGTCTATGTCAGTGCTACTCCTGCACGCTTTGAGATCGAAAACAGCGTTGTTGGAAATGCCACTTACATCCCGCATAAACGTGAACGCATCGGCCAGGAAGAAGGCACACCCGCTGCTTTGCCAGGCGTCGCGGTGAGAGTCAGTGGCAATGCGCAACCGGTGGAAAAGTTTGATGTCCTCACCAAGGGCAAGCCACTGGTGGTCGAGCAGATCATCCGCCCCACAGGCCTGCTGGATCCCATCATCACCATCAAGCCACTCAAAGGCCAGATTGACGAGACCATCGAACTCTGCCGCCAGCGCATCGAAAAGGGCGAGCGTGTCCTCGTCACCACCCTCACCAAACGCACCGCTGAAGACCTCACCGACTACCTGCGGAATCTGGACATGAAAGTCCGCTACTTGCACAGTGACATTGATGCCATTGAGCGTGTGGAAATCCTCCGCAGCTTGCGCAAAGGCGACTGCGATGTCCTTGTCGGCATCAACCTTCTGCGTGAGGGGCTGGACCTGCCGGAGGTCAGTCTTGTGTGCATCCTGGATGCCGATAAAGAAGGGTTCCTTCGCAGCGAGACCTCCCTCATCCAGACCGCCGGTCGCGCGGCCCGCCATGTGGCTGGGGAGGTCGTACTGTTTGCGGATATCGAGACCCAAAGCATCCGCTCACTTCTCAGTATCAGCGGCTACCGTCGTCAAGTGCAGCTGGACCATAACGAAAAGTATGGCATCACTCCACAAACCGTCCGCCGTGCCGTGCAGGAATCCCTGCAAACCTTGGGTAAAGCCAAGGAGATGGAAGAAAACGTCCTTCGCGAAGGGGGCGGTGCCGACTATGCCGTAACCGAAGTCATCCGCGAACTCGAAGGCGAAATGGCCGAAGCCGCAACCAAGCTGGAATTCGAACGCGCCGCCCTCCTGCGCGACCAGATCCGCGAACTAAAGAAACAAGCCGGCCTGAATGCCGATGACGGTGGCGTCCTGCCCAAGCCGAAAAAGGTCATGTATGGCAAACCCAAACGCGGAGCGAAGAAAGGCAAATGA